The Verrucomicrobiia bacterium genome includes a window with the following:
- a CDS encoding platelet-activating factor acetylhydrolase IB subunit produces MNSRFLALTLLSATLFNAVAQPAPPAPGASSTPAAPAVAPKPIIQPPDIAAPKLTTNGVVNAGFQKSHESFVAVAKKGDVGLLFLGDSITAGWNGQKAIWTNAFGAYKPANFGIGGDRTQHVLWRIENGELEGIKPKAAVVMIGTNNSGVDSAEGIAKGVTKIVETIRAKTPDTKILLLAVFPRGEKPNSTRDKLKEVNKIIAKLDDGKKVFFLDIGDKFLQPDGTLTKEIMHDYLHLTAKGYQIWADAITPKLAELMK; encoded by the coding sequence ATGAATTCCCGTTTTCTTGCGCTTACTCTTCTCTCAGCGACGCTTTTCAACGCGGTCGCACAGCCTGCGCCTCCAGCACCGGGAGCCTCTTCCACTCCAGCGGCACCTGCGGTGGCACCGAAGCCGATCATTCAGCCGCCGGATATCGCGGCTCCGAAGCTGACAACTAACGGTGTCGTGAATGCAGGCTTTCAAAAATCGCACGAGAGTTTTGTAGCGGTTGCCAAGAAGGGTGATGTGGGTTTGCTCTTCCTCGGCGATTCCATCACGGCGGGTTGGAACGGGCAGAAGGCGATCTGGACGAATGCGTTCGGCGCTTATAAGCCGGCGAATTTCGGCATCGGGGGTGATCGCACGCAGCATGTGTTGTGGCGCATCGAGAATGGTGAATTGGAAGGCATCAAGCCGAAGGCGGCGGTGGTGATGATCGGCACGAACAATTCGGGCGTGGATTCAGCAGAAGGCATCGCGAAGGGTGTCACGAAGATCGTTGAGACCATCCGCGCGAAAACGCCGGATACGAAGATCCTTTTGCTGGCAGTGTTTCCGCGCGGTGAGAAGCCGAATTCCACACGCGACAAGCTCAAGGAAGTGAACAAGATCATCGCGAAGCTGGATGATGGCAAGAAGGTGTTCTTCCTGGATATCGGCGACAAGTTCCTCCAGCCGGATGGAACTTTGACGAAGGAGATCATGCATGATTACCTGCATCTGACGGCCAAGGGCTATCAGATCTGGGCGGATGCGATCACGCCGAAGCTGGCGGAGTTGATGAAGTAA
- a CDS encoding glycosyltransferase, with translation MTSPSLLLLIPAYNEEGRIEPVLRAYGEYFAANYPGKFQLVVVLNGCRDNTLGVVNRVAMDYPSVGALDFPAPIGKGGALIEGLKLAPLADLVGYVDADGATPPAAFHDLVKQMDKADCVIGSRWIDGAVLHQAQTSKRRFASRCFHLIVQCLFWMNIRDTQCGAKVMKREAVEKIHSMLRIADMAFDINLLFALKRAGYRILEVPTEWTDQIGSKVVLGKTSLTMLLSAIRLRLVYSPFYGWLRPLRPLETWVYVKLLGAPQPLQGPKPPPKTAPKEDKEDNDLQPK, from the coding sequence ATGACCAGTCCGAGTCTGTTATTGCTTATTCCGGCCTACAATGAAGAGGGCCGGATAGAGCCTGTCTTGCGTGCCTACGGCGAATATTTCGCCGCCAATTACCCCGGCAAATTCCAGCTCGTCGTGGTCCTCAATGGCTGTCGGGACAACACCTTGGGCGTAGTGAACCGCGTCGCCATGGATTACCCCTCGGTCGGTGCGCTCGATTTCCCGGCTCCAATCGGCAAAGGCGGCGCCCTCATCGAAGGTCTTAAACTAGCCCCCTTGGCCGACCTCGTCGGCTACGTGGATGCCGATGGTGCCACGCCCCCCGCAGCTTTTCATGACTTGGTGAAGCAGATGGACAAGGCCGACTGTGTCATCGGCTCTCGCTGGATTGACGGCGCTGTGCTGCATCAGGCCCAGACCAGCAAACGCCGCTTCGCCAGCCGTTGCTTCCACCTTATCGTCCAATGCCTGTTCTGGATGAACATCCGCGACACGCAATGCGGTGCCAAGGTGATGAAGCGTGAGGCTGTGGAAAAGATTCATAGCATGCTCCGTATCGCGGACATGGCTTTTGATATCAATCTCCTCTTCGCTCTGAAACGTGCTGGCTACCGCATCCTCGAAGTGCCCACCGAATGGACCGACCAGATCGGCTCGAAAGTAGTGCTGGGCAAGACCTCGCTCACCATGCTCCTCTCCGCCATCCGTTTGCGCTTGGTGTACTCGCCTTTCTACGGCTGGCTCCGTCCTTTGCGTCCCTTGGAGACCTGGGTATATGTGAAGCTCCTCGGCGCACCGCAACCGTTGCAAGGCCCGAAGCCTCCGCCGAAAACAGCTCCTAAAGAAGATAAGGAAGACAACGATCTTCAGCCCAAGTAA
- a CDS encoding glycosyltransferase family 4 protein yields MAPQPQRVWRIAHSEASLGWGGQEHRVFAELMGFKQRGHPVWLMAPSHANLFGRCQEAGIGTAVIRPGKLRFPFEAMRLASWLKREKIDVLNTHSSADGWLVGVAGRMAKVPLLIRSRHIDVSYPNRWLSRHAFTTLADHVLTTSQKITAHFQENFQLADDRITTLPTGIDVRKFHPEGAKSEAITKYGRLDLPAIAMISVLRSWKGHDTFLDAIQRLQKEGFAARYFIVGDGPQKDALNGKIANAGLSDVIHLCGHREDVADILRAIDVLVIASTKHEGVPQIGLQALASKTAVVGSDVGGTPEIIRQGVTGRNFPGGNGEALAKAIKETIQQKDVTQRYLDAGRKQVETEHSLEVMLDKLEAIYRRYLG; encoded by the coding sequence ATGGCGCCTCAACCTCAACGCGTCTGGCGTATCGCACACTCGGAGGCTTCATTAGGCTGGGGTGGACAGGAACATCGCGTATTCGCAGAGTTGATGGGATTCAAACAGCGAGGGCATCCGGTATGGCTGATGGCTCCCTCACATGCCAATCTCTTCGGGCGCTGTCAGGAGGCAGGCATCGGCACTGCTGTAATCAGACCGGGCAAGCTGCGATTCCCGTTCGAAGCGATGCGGCTGGCGTCGTGGTTGAAGCGGGAAAAGATTGATGTCCTTAACACCCACAGCTCGGCGGATGGCTGGCTCGTGGGTGTGGCCGGTCGCATGGCAAAGGTTCCCCTGCTCATCCGCAGCCGTCACATCGATGTCAGCTATCCGAACCGGTGGTTGAGCCGGCATGCGTTCACGACGCTCGCAGATCATGTATTGACGACAAGCCAGAAAATCACAGCGCATTTTCAGGAAAATTTTCAACTGGCGGATGACCGCATCACGACGTTGCCGACCGGCATTGATGTGCGGAAATTTCATCCTGAAGGAGCAAAATCCGAAGCCATCACGAAGTATGGACGGTTGGATTTGCCAGCCATTGCGATGATCTCGGTGCTGCGATCATGGAAGGGCCATGACACGTTTTTGGATGCCATTCAACGGCTGCAGAAGGAAGGTTTTGCGGCGCGGTATTTCATCGTAGGCGATGGACCGCAGAAGGATGCATTGAACGGCAAAATCGCGAATGCGGGCTTAAGCGATGTCATCCACCTGTGCGGACATCGGGAAGATGTGGCGGATATTTTGCGCGCAATAGATGTGCTGGTGATCGCGTCCACTAAGCACGAAGGGGTGCCGCAAATCGGGTTGCAGGCGCTCGCGAGCAAGACGGCGGTGGTGGGCAGTGATGTGGGCGGGACGCCGGAGATCATCCGCCAAGGCGTGACAGGACGTAATTTTCCGGGTGGCAATGGGGAAGCGCTCGCCAAGGCTATCAAGGAGACGATTCAGCAGAAGGATGTCACGCAGCGATACCTCGACGCAGGGCGCAAGCAGGTGGAGACGGAGCACAGCCTCGAGGTGATGCTGGATAAGCTGGAAGCGATCTATCGCCGTTACTTGGGCTGA
- a CDS encoding class I SAM-dependent methyltransferase produces the protein MSTEIIYSAVLDLVAGYHAKKPLKKHLDVGSGRGQLIQLMKERFGVESSACDYTDKLMNVPGQKVDVANLNHEKLPYADNTFDIVTATEVIEHLEHYRETIREFYRILKPGGVCILSTPNILNIKSRMRFFSCGYWNLFGPLPVKNSNLYTTGGHINPVSSFYIGHTMMDAGFEDVKFSVDKYQRSSIPAFILFYLPIQLFGTLARNKEVSKYKTIDAHNAPLVDSMNRADMLLGRTVIVCAVKPR, from the coding sequence GTGAGCACAGAAATAATCTATTCAGCGGTATTGGACCTGGTGGCCGGCTATCACGCCAAAAAGCCTCTCAAGAAGCATCTTGATGTCGGCTCAGGACGCGGACAGTTGATCCAATTGATGAAGGAACGGTTCGGGGTGGAATCATCGGCGTGTGATTACACCGACAAGCTCATGAATGTACCGGGCCAAAAGGTGGATGTGGCCAACCTGAACCACGAAAAGCTGCCTTACGCGGATAACACGTTCGACATTGTGACGGCCACAGAGGTGATCGAGCATCTGGAACATTACCGCGAAACAATCCGGGAGTTTTATCGCATCCTGAAGCCAGGCGGCGTGTGCATCCTGAGCACACCGAACATCCTGAACATCAAGTCGCGGATGCGGTTCTTTTCCTGCGGTTACTGGAATCTCTTCGGTCCCCTGCCCGTGAAGAACAGCAATCTCTACACGACGGGCGGTCATATCAATCCGGTGTCCAGCTTCTACATCGGGCATACGATGATGGATGCGGGTTTTGAAGACGTGAAGTTCAGCGTGGACAAGTATCAGCGCTCGTCCATCCCGGCGTTCATCCTGTTTTATCTGCCCATCCAATTGTTCGGCACCTTGGCGCGGAACAAGGAAGTGAGCAAATACAAGACGATCGATGCGCACAACGCCCCTCTCGTAGACTCCATGAATCGCGCGGATATGCTGTTAGGGCGCACGGTGATCGTGTGTGCAGTCAAGCCGAGGTAG
- the rfbD gene encoding dTDP-4-dehydrorhamnose reductase translates to MSGPTLQKVLITGADGLLAQAMKALNPAGFDLIFCTRSELDLQDSGQMARQLDALQPAIVINTAAYNLVDKCEVERDLSWAINAAGPKIMAELTTQRGIKLIHYGTDYVFDGAQRVPYTEEDTPNAINHYAAGKLAGEQAVLAASPNHLVLRTSWLFGINPIRPQRSYIHAIIRQALDGKPIRATTDQQAVPTYVGDLAQWTFELATKKTSGLYHAVNDEGLSRYDWTKEILATAQAQGLIATIPSVEPVTTAFFNSTIRRSTYSWLSNAKLTAALGHPLGSWKNGMQTMLRQPLWPENV, encoded by the coding sequence ATGAGCGGTCCAACGCTTCAAAAAGTCCTCATCACCGGTGCCGATGGCCTGCTGGCGCAAGCCATGAAAGCCCTGAATCCTGCGGGATTTGACCTGATTTTCTGCACCCGCAGCGAGTTGGACCTCCAAGATTCCGGCCAAATGGCCCGCCAGTTGGATGCCCTCCAGCCCGCCATCGTCATCAATACCGCCGCCTATAACTTGGTGGATAAGTGCGAGGTGGAACGCGACCTCTCGTGGGCGATCAATGCCGCCGGCCCAAAGATCATGGCGGAACTCACTACTCAGCGCGGCATCAAGCTCATTCATTACGGGACCGATTACGTTTTCGATGGTGCCCAGCGCGTGCCTTACACGGAGGAGGATACCCCCAACGCCATCAACCATTACGCCGCAGGCAAACTGGCCGGTGAACAAGCCGTCCTGGCCGCCAGCCCGAACCATCTGGTCCTGCGCACGAGTTGGCTCTTTGGCATCAACCCCATCCGTCCGCAACGTTCCTACATCCACGCCATCATCCGGCAGGCCTTGGATGGCAAACCCATCCGCGCCACCACCGATCAGCAAGCCGTCCCGACCTACGTAGGTGACTTAGCCCAGTGGACTTTCGAACTGGCCACTAAAAAGACCAGCGGCCTCTACCACGCCGTGAATGACGAAGGCCTGAGCCGTTACGACTGGACTAAAGAAATCCTAGCCACTGCCCAAGCCCAAGGCCTGATCGCCACCATCCCGTCAGTCGAGCCTGTGACCACCGCTTTCTTCAATTCCACCATCCGCCGCTCCACCTATAGCTGGCTGAGTAACGCCAAGCTGACAGCAGCCTTGGGCCACCCACTCGGCTCATGGAAAAATGGCATGCAAACGATGCTCCGCCAGCCGCTTTGGCCGGAAAATGTTTGA
- a CDS encoding dTDP-4-dehydrorhamnose 3,5-epimerase family protein, producing MTAVWHTVDLPAKGMAEIPGLPGVRLEAIPVFHDTRGSLHELWRADEIPEGYAPQMACSSWSAPGVERGPHQHVGQDDYFTFVGPSEFLVVLWDARPGAAGPEVGWRMNVGQSKPTRIYVPRGVIHGYRNIGQSNGLVVTVTNLLFRGWGRKEPVDEIRHECDPSSPYRFPAT from the coding sequence ATGACTGCGGTTTGGCACACAGTGGATTTGCCTGCAAAAGGCATGGCGGAGATTCCCGGACTTCCGGGTGTCCGGCTGGAGGCCATTCCCGTGTTTCATGATACCCGCGGTTCCCTGCATGAACTCTGGCGCGCGGATGAAATTCCCGAGGGTTACGCTCCTCAGATGGCTTGCTCCTCTTGGTCTGCTCCCGGTGTCGAGCGTGGACCGCATCAGCATGTCGGGCAGGACGACTATTTCACTTTTGTAGGACCGTCGGAATTTTTGGTCGTTCTGTGGGATGCCCGTCCCGGTGCGGCCGGGCCGGAAGTCGGCTGGCGCATGAACGTGGGCCAGTCCAAGCCCACGCGCATCTATGTGCCGCGCGGTGTCATCCATGGCTACCGCAACATCGGCCAGAGCAACGGACTGGTGGTCACCGTCACAAATCTTTTGTTCCGCGGCTGGGGCCGCAAAGAACCGGTGGATGAGATTCGCCACGAGTGCGATCCATCTTCACCTTATCGTTTTCCTGCAACATGA
- a CDS encoding class I SAM-dependent methyltransferase, protein MIHERKQCRACGSARLELIVDLGKTALANDFLDAGEVFSYKTFLPLRLRLCRDCTLVQLAEVVDPGVLYSRYAYVTSNSKTMDEHLSKQCEHVLASAGVTGKAKVLEIASNTGLYLQKFKAKGCDVIGVEPARNIAEIAERDGIPTWTDFFNAHNAEQVRQEWGSPDVILGRHVFAHIDDLNDLVKGLEVLAHERTLVGFEVPYLVDFYEKAEYDTVYHEHLSYVSVHSVQALLKNTPFQLERIEYYPIHGGSILFQFRRKSAGVPVHESVAAFLKKEADMKLAEPSTWQPFVQKVEHIRTELPKLVRKLKAEGKRVIGYGASAKGNTLLNTCGLTDKDLDYIIDNTPFKQGKVAPGSWIPVKPPETLLKDQPDYALLLAWNFAPEIVRREVEYQQKGGRFIVPIPAPKILEFNGKPAL, encoded by the coding sequence ATGATCCATGAACGCAAGCAATGCCGCGCATGTGGTTCCGCCCGGCTCGAACTGATAGTTGATCTGGGCAAGACCGCCCTGGCGAATGACTTTCTCGATGCCGGTGAGGTCTTCAGCTACAAAACGTTTTTGCCGCTCCGCCTCCGCTTGTGCCGCGATTGCACCCTCGTGCAATTGGCCGAGGTGGTAGACCCTGGAGTGCTTTATTCGCGTTACGCTTACGTGACATCCAATTCGAAGACGATGGATGAACACCTCTCCAAACAATGCGAACATGTGCTGGCCTCAGCAGGAGTTACCGGCAAAGCCAAAGTGCTGGAGATCGCGAGCAATACCGGCCTCTATCTGCAGAAGTTCAAAGCCAAGGGTTGCGACGTCATCGGCGTGGAACCAGCGCGCAACATTGCCGAGATCGCTGAGCGCGATGGCATCCCGACGTGGACGGATTTCTTCAACGCCCATAATGCCGAGCAAGTTCGCCAGGAATGGGGCAGCCCGGATGTCATCCTCGGCCGTCATGTCTTTGCGCACATTGATGATTTGAATGACCTCGTGAAGGGGCTCGAAGTTCTGGCCCATGAACGCACGTTGGTTGGCTTTGAAGTGCCTTACTTGGTGGACTTCTATGAGAAGGCCGAATACGACACCGTCTATCACGAGCATCTTTCCTACGTGTCTGTGCATTCCGTGCAAGCGCTCCTGAAGAACACGCCGTTCCAGTTGGAGCGTATCGAGTATTATCCGATCCACGGCGGTTCTATTTTGTTCCAGTTCCGTCGCAAGTCTGCTGGTGTGCCGGTGCATGAAAGCGTGGCCGCCTTCTTGAAGAAGGAAGCAGATATGAAGCTGGCTGAACCATCGACGTGGCAACCGTTCGTGCAAAAGGTGGAGCACATCCGCACCGAGTTGCCGAAGCTTGTGCGGAAGCTTAAAGCTGAGGGTAAACGTGTTATCGGCTACGGCGCATCCGCGAAGGGTAACACGCTGCTGAACACCTGCGGCCTGACAGACAAAGACCTCGATTACATCATCGACAACACACCTTTCAAACAAGGCAAGGTCGCGCCCGGTTCATGGATTCCCGTGAAGCCGCCGGAGACTTTACTCAAGGACCAGCCGGATTACGCGCTCTTGCTCGCGTGGAATTTTGCCCCAGAGATCGTCCGGCGCGAAGTGGAGTATCAGCAAAAGGGTGGACGTTTCATCGTCCCCATTCCCGCGCCCAAGATACTCGAGTTCAATGGCAAACCTGCTCTGTAA
- a CDS encoding CmcI family methyltransferase — protein sequence MDYNFSVSFWRKRAVKAALDRRDDNRTWGGFRFRKFPSDGIAIQELLCRCRPQVLVELGTQYGGSTLFFSSFAAQAGIEAIVTADIVALERPNIPIATFLTGDDTSPEVFNKIKEFIGGRTCSIVVDSDHNAAHVDKELELYAPLVTPGQALIMEDTHVDVLDFKKFRENGGPLRSIQKYMPKHPEFEMTTDIEPYITSNFFGYWVKKTA from the coding sequence ATGGATTACAACTTCAGTGTCAGTTTCTGGCGTAAACGTGCGGTGAAGGCCGCCTTGGACCGCCGGGATGACAACCGCACTTGGGGCGGTTTCCGTTTTAGAAAATTTCCCTCAGATGGTATCGCGATTCAAGAGCTGCTTTGCCGCTGCCGCCCGCAGGTCTTGGTGGAGTTGGGCACGCAATATGGCGGCAGCACCTTGTTTTTTTCCTCTTTTGCTGCACAAGCAGGCATTGAGGCCATCGTCACTGCCGACATCGTGGCTTTAGAACGGCCCAATATCCCCATCGCCACGTTTCTCACCGGTGATGACACTTCGCCGGAGGTCTTTAACAAGATCAAAGAGTTTATCGGTGGCCGCACATGCTCCATCGTGGTTGATTCAGATCACAATGCGGCACATGTGGACAAGGAGCTGGAACTTTACGCCCCCTTGGTCACGCCCGGCCAGGCGCTCATCATGGAAGACACCCATGTGGACGTGCTGGATTTCAAGAAGTTCCGGGAGAATGGCGGGCCGTTGCGCTCCATTCAGAAGTACATGCCCAAGCATCCGGAGTTTGAGATGACCACGGACATCGAGCCTTATATCACCTCGAATTTTTTTGGCTATTGGGTGAAGAAAACCGCTTAG
- a CDS encoding glycosyltransferase, translated as MNYSLIVPYFKTPEVTRLCLYSIFKFSEGNPEVIVVDNAPDSPESAMLKEFPGIKLVNNRTELRGSAANFEALDIGLQHASHDLVGLIHSDTIFLQKGWDIECFGRLESKKLAVLSTFEREANPLRPLRKRIRDWWHDLRHVHQPGYEAQGKLMMFFFLTRLSTLKQSGFVFLRDGHITPAHFAKTGLPVEVMSLVEISRLMWHTSNITSILTGQMTDPALLKSYQTKREQLLHHPFMVERFGEILAKHKLP; from the coding sequence ATGAACTACAGCCTCATTGTTCCTTACTTCAAGACGCCGGAAGTCACGCGGCTGTGCCTGTATTCCATCTTCAAGTTCAGTGAGGGGAATCCCGAGGTGATCGTGGTGGATAATGCCCCCGACAGCCCGGAATCTGCGATGCTGAAGGAATTTCCTGGCATCAAACTGGTCAACAACCGCACAGAATTACGCGGCTCGGCGGCCAATTTTGAAGCGCTTGATATCGGTCTGCAACACGCCTCGCATGACTTGGTCGGTCTTATCCATAGCGATACGATTTTTCTGCAAAAGGGTTGGGACATCGAGTGCTTCGGTCGCTTGGAATCAAAGAAACTGGCAGTCCTGAGCACATTTGAACGGGAGGCAAATCCGCTTCGGCCTTTGCGCAAGCGCATCCGCGATTGGTGGCACGATCTGCGGCATGTGCATCAGCCGGGCTATGAGGCGCAGGGCAAGCTGATGATGTTTTTCTTTCTCACCCGGCTCAGCACGTTGAAACAGTCGGGCTTTGTCTTCCTGCGCGATGGGCACATCACACCCGCGCACTTTGCCAAAACCGGTTTGCCAGTCGAAGTTATGAGCCTGGTCGAGATCAGCCGACTGATGTGGCACACGAGCAACATCACCAGTATTCTCACCGGGCAGATGACTGATCCGGCACTGCTGAAATCTTATCAAACCAAGCGCGAACAATTGCTTCATCATCCATTCATGGTGGAGCGCTTCGGTGAGATATTGGCCAAGCACAAGTTGCCTTAA
- a CDS encoding glycosyltransferase family 4 protein yields MSVPRPISGSPQKVLITQKFSSLGGGQKSLVYHLELLDRKRFEPHVMVSNTGWLTQELDRLQIPWTLAKFGHWGNIFSLPRNLMLIAQIKRYIRAHGIRLVHANEHWVGPPSYWAAQQCGIPSICHFRTGLDDLTPGRIRKYLYSRFDRVLAVAEVLKDQLVRHVEHPERVTVVRDGVEPFPDEPKYYPQRGSRIVINVGAIYHVKGQAIILEQALPWLKASRKHFILFIGGTRQDAEYFERMKQVVATEGLQRQVRFLGPRQDVPRLLRAADVLAAYSTVEGVPRVVMEAMFAGRPVIVSNTPGMAEVVVDGEVGRILNFDDKNTPLSQCLQDLTARYSHWETMGRKARERALSRYSTRAMCEAIQKIYTELL; encoded by the coding sequence ATGAGTGTACCGCGTCCAATCTCGGGTAGTCCGCAGAAGGTGCTTATCACCCAGAAGTTTTCGTCGCTCGGTGGCGGTCAGAAAAGCCTCGTCTATCATCTTGAATTGCTGGACCGGAAGCGGTTCGAGCCGCATGTGATGGTTTCCAATACGGGCTGGCTTACGCAGGAGTTGGACCGCTTGCAGATACCTTGGACGCTCGCGAAGTTCGGTCACTGGGGAAACATTTTTTCCCTGCCGCGTAATCTGATGTTGATCGCCCAGATCAAGCGTTACATCCGCGCCCATGGCATCCGGCTCGTGCATGCGAATGAGCATTGGGTGGGGCCGCCGAGCTATTGGGCGGCACAACAATGCGGGATTCCCTCCATCTGTCATTTCCGCACAGGTTTGGATGACCTCACTCCGGGCCGCATCCGCAAATATCTCTATAGTCGGTTTGATCGTGTGCTGGCGGTGGCGGAGGTGCTGAAAGATCAATTGGTCCGGCATGTCGAACATCCAGAGCGGGTGACCGTCGTGCGAGATGGGGTGGAGCCGTTTCCAGATGAGCCGAAGTATTATCCGCAACGTGGTTCACGCATCGTCATCAATGTCGGAGCGATCTACCATGTGAAAGGGCAGGCGATCATCCTTGAACAGGCGCTTCCTTGGCTGAAAGCGAGTCGCAAGCATTTCATCCTGTTCATCGGAGGTACACGTCAGGATGCAGAATATTTCGAGCGGATGAAACAGGTGGTGGCGACTGAAGGGTTGCAACGACAGGTGAGATTCCTTGGGCCACGACAGGATGTGCCGCGTCTTTTGCGTGCGGCTGATGTGCTGGCGGCTTATTCCACGGTGGAAGGTGTTCCGCGCGTGGTCATGGAAGCCATGTTCGCTGGCCGCCCTGTGATCGTCTCCAATACTCCCGGCATGGCCGAAGTGGTGGTGGATGGCGAAGTGGGGCGCATCCTGAATTTTGATGACAAGAACACCCCCTTGTCGCAATGTTTACAGGATTTGACGGCACGGTATTCGCATTGGGAGACCATGGGCAGGAAGGCACGGGAGCGTGCTTTGAGTCGTTATTCCACCCGGGCGATGTGCGAAGCGATCCAGAAGATCTATACCGAACTGTTGTAA
- a CDS encoding DapH/DapD/GlmU-related protein: protein MSEPKAELPYFVHPTAEVATSAVIGTGTKIWHQSQIMGGARIGDNCKLGKSVYVDSGVQIGSNVKIQNGISVYKGVTVEDDVLLGPHMVFTNDLYPRAFNDSYEILPTLVKKGASVGANATIVCGVTLGNYCMVGAGSVVTTDVPDYALVVGNPARVIGYVCACGKRLAVDYKNKRDGQVMCERCGKQFKIEASQISVI, encoded by the coding sequence ATGTCCGAACCAAAAGCTGAACTGCCTTACTTTGTCCACCCCACGGCGGAGGTGGCGACTTCGGCTGTCATCGGGACGGGCACAAAGATCTGGCATCAAAGTCAGATCATGGGCGGTGCGCGGATCGGAGATAACTGCAAGCTGGGCAAGTCCGTGTATGTGGACTCCGGGGTGCAGATCGGCAGCAACGTCAAGATTCAGAACGGCATCTCGGTCTATAAGGGCGTGACCGTGGAGGATGATGTGCTGCTGGGGCCACACATGGTCTTCACGAACGACTTGTATCCGCGTGCGTTCAACGACAGTTATGAAATTTTACCCACACTGGTGAAAAAAGGCGCCTCGGTCGGTGCCAATGCCACCATCGTGTGCGGCGTCACCCTCGGGAACTATTGCATGGTAGGCGCAGGTTCCGTGGTGACCACAGACGTTCCCGACTATGCCTTGGTCGTGGGGAATCCAGCGAGGGTTATAGGTTATGTTTGTGCCTGTGGCAAACGCCTCGCTGTAGACTATAAAAACAAGCGCGACGGCCAGGTGATGTGCGAGCGTTGCGGCAAACAGTTCAAGATCGAGGCCAGTCAGATATCCGTGATCTGA
- a CDS encoding methionine biosynthesis protein MetW, which produces MKTIKFSRDAAFESAVKLLRTAPENYEPVMPNTSHGRPLPDTAYTQRIQWLAERIPAGSRLLDLGCGRGEILHFLERERKVKYLGLERDPGHLASCHSVGIKALLADFNDLSDPALRYACSQQWDTVIIIDTLVYWRCPSVVLAALSDRCQRIFVTLNNAGHIRNRWRAIRGIDTELPNARGSLTKGNLEFSPNWFNKRWTMQSFVVWSAAMGYDARPVARRSVNAKYLPLGFWPELTARAVMFELTPSARKA; this is translated from the coding sequence GTGAAGACCATCAAATTCAGCCGCGATGCGGCTTTCGAGTCAGCTGTCAAACTGCTGCGTACTGCGCCGGAGAATTACGAACCGGTGATGCCTAATACGTCCCATGGACGGCCTTTGCCGGACACGGCCTACACACAACGTATTCAATGGCTCGCGGAACGGATCCCTGCCGGCAGCCGGTTGCTGGATCTCGGCTGCGGACGCGGCGAGATACTCCATTTCTTGGAGCGTGAGCGTAAGGTGAAGTATCTCGGTCTCGAGCGTGATCCAGGCCATCTGGCTTCATGTCATTCGGTTGGGATCAAGGCGCTGCTCGCAGATTTTAACGATTTGAGCGACCCGGCCTTGCGCTACGCCTGCAGCCAGCAGTGGGATACCGTGATCATCATCGATACGTTAGTTTACTGGCGGTGTCCCTCCGTGGTGTTGGCCGCTTTGAGCGACCGCTGCCAACGGATCTTTGTGACGTTGAACAATGCCGGTCACATCCGTAATCGCTGGCGCGCTATAAGGGGAATCGATACTGAACTGCCGAATGCGCGGGGTTCTTTGACCAAGGGTAACTTGGAGTTTTCGCCCAACTGGTTCAACAAACGCTGGACCATGCAGAGCTTCGTGGTCTGGAGTGCTGCCATGGGCTATGACGCCCGTCCGGTGGCCCGCCGTAGTGTGAATGCCAAATATCTGCCGTTGGGATTCTGGCCGGAGCTGACTGCCCGTGCGGTCATGTTCGAGCTGACGCCGTCAGCACGAAAGGCCTGA